The following are encoded together in the Diabrotica undecimpunctata isolate CICGRU chromosome 7, icDiaUnde3, whole genome shotgun sequence genome:
- the LOC140445387 gene encoding RWD domain-containing protein 1-like produces MDYQEEQKNEIEALESIYYGDFEILSSEPLHKFSIPIKTEEFEPETDNGLSCDLVITYTPKYPEEAPIIELENFENFDDEYEQLLLDYLNEQIEENLGMVMVFTLVSSAQEWLNVKWEEIKKEKDELVARRLKEEEEAELKRFEGTEVTVETFMKWKKLFEDELGITKKRELLEKEGKKLTGRELFMTDNTLNESDLKFLDEGDAVKVDESLFQDLDDLDIDDDEDDEDFDPDNYHSDSSQ; encoded by the exons ATGGATTATCAGGaagaacaaaaaaatgaaattgaaGCTTTAGAATCAATTTATTATGGAGATTTTGAAATACTCTCATCTGAACCTCTACATAAATTTTCGATACCAATAAAAACAGAAGAATTTGAGCCTGAAACCGATAATGGTTTGAGTTGTGATCTTGTAATTACATATACTCCAAAGTATCCCGAAGAAGCACCAATAATTGAGCTAGAAAATTTTGAAAACTTTGATGATGAATACGAACAGTTACTTTTAGATTATCTTAATGAACAAATTGAGGAAAACTTAGGTATGGTTATGGTATTTACTTTAGTTTCTAGTGCACAGGAATGGTTAAATGTTAAATGGgaggaaattaaaaaagaaaaggatGAACTGGTAGCAAGGCGACTTAAAGAGGAGGAAGAGGCAGAATTAAAACGATTTGAAGGAACTGAAGTAACAGTGGAGACATTTATGAAGTGGAAGAAGCTGTTTGAAGATGAGTTAG GTATTACTAAGAAGAGGGAGTTACTAGAAAAAGAAGGAAAGAAACTCACAGGACGAGAATTATTCATGACTGACAACACCCTTAATGAATCAGATCTTAAGTTCTTGGATGAAGGAGATGCGGTAAAGGTGGATGAATCGTTATTCCAAGACTTGGATGATTTGGATATAGACGATGATGAAGATGATGAGGACTTTGACCCTGATAACTACCATAGCGATTCATCTCAATGA